Proteins co-encoded in one Kineosporia corallincola genomic window:
- a CDS encoding polyprenol monophosphomannose synthase translates to MTTQARSGRVLVIIPTYNELENLPLILRRLRSAEPSAHVLVADDNSPDGTGELADSLAAADDHVHVLHREGKQGLGAAYIAGFHWGLEHGYDVIVEMDADGSHPPEQLPDLLDRVDAGADLAIGSRYVAGGSSVNWPRRRRLLSWGANVYVALALNLHIKDSTAGFRAFRSTALEKLGLDRVNSQGYCFQVDLTMRTIRRGLRVDEVPITFVEREHGTSKMDQAIVVEALWRVTRWGIRYRSTQVVRQVRKLGRTSGSSRGDSGSSSAGAPAD, encoded by the coding sequence ATGACGACGCAGGCCCGGTCCGGCCGGGTACTGGTGATCATCCCGACGTACAACGAGCTGGAGAACCTGCCGCTGATCCTGCGCCGGCTGCGCAGCGCGGAACCCTCCGCCCACGTACTGGTCGCCGACGACAACAGCCCCGACGGCACCGGCGAGCTCGCCGACAGCCTGGCCGCGGCCGACGATCATGTCCACGTGCTGCACCGGGAGGGCAAACAGGGCCTGGGCGCCGCCTACATCGCCGGCTTCCACTGGGGCCTGGAGCACGGCTACGACGTCATCGTCGAGATGGACGCCGACGGCTCGCACCCGCCCGAGCAGCTGCCCGACCTGCTCGACCGGGTGGACGCCGGCGCCGACCTGGCGATCGGCTCGCGCTACGTGGCGGGCGGCAGCTCGGTGAACTGGCCACGGCGCCGGCGCCTGCTCAGCTGGGGCGCCAACGTGTACGTGGCCCTGGCCCTGAACCTGCACATCAAGGACTCCACCGCGGGCTTCCGCGCGTTCCGCAGCACCGCCCTGGAGAAGCTCGGCCTGGACCGGGTCAACTCGCAGGGTTACTGCTTCCAGGTCGATCTCACGATGCGCACGATCCGGCGGGGTCTGCGCGTGGACGAAGTGCCCATCACGTTCGTTGAACGAGAGCACGGGACGAGCAAGATGGACCAGGCGATCGTGGTGGAGGCGTTGTGGCGAGTGACTCGGTGGGGCATCCGGTACCGGAGCACCCAGGTGGTGAGGCA